From Salinirubellus salinus, the proteins below share one genomic window:
- a CDS encoding cupin domain-containing protein yields the protein MNRVRVDDVDAVDLPDAAPRREVGAALGATDVALNRYTLGPGEALADTLHGHGDQEEVFVVLDGAVTFEARPLGDEETVDLTVAAGEAVRFTPGDLQRGRNASDRPATLLAIGAPPGSDDLRFPFDRLPPVPDACPDCDHDRDARLDDERFVCPGCGADLGGVND from the coding sequence GTGAACCGAGTCCGTGTCGACGATGTCGACGCCGTCGACCTCCCGGACGCGGCACCGCGCCGCGAGGTCGGGGCGGCGCTCGGGGCGACCGACGTCGCGCTCAACCGCTACACGCTCGGGCCGGGCGAGGCGCTGGCAGACACGCTCCACGGCCACGGCGACCAGGAGGAGGTGTTCGTCGTGCTGGACGGCGCGGTCACCTTCGAGGCCCGACCGCTCGGCGACGAGGAGACGGTCGACCTGACCGTCGCGGCCGGCGAGGCGGTCCGATTCACGCCCGGCGACCTCCAGCGCGGGCGGAACGCGAGCGACCGCCCCGCGACCCTGCTCGCCATCGGGGCCCCACCGGGGAGCGACGACCTCCGGTTCCCGTTCGACCGCCTGCCGCCGGTCCCCGACGCCTGTCCCGACTGCGACCACGACCGGGACGCCCGGCTCGACGACGAGCGGTTCGTCTGCCCCGGCTGTGGGGCCGACCTCGGTGGCGTCAACGACTAA
- a CDS encoding PAS domain-containing sensor histidine kinase — translation MTQTASMGVLLDHAQDIVVLLDETGTFTYANAAVDRNLGWDPETLVGESAFDYVHREDFDDVAETFRRTIESDSFAERTVEHRFRAADGSWVWLESRMSNLTDEQLEGYVVSSRDITDRVVAQRERRETAARLREIAATTGDVLWMFDGDWSELLFVNPAYEAIYGGCIDELERDPQSFLDTVHPDDVSAVELAMRRLSTGEAVDVEYRVDPETDYGTWVWVQAQPLVVDDEVVHITGFARDVTDRRRRERQLRVMDNLLRHNLRNDLNVIQAHADLVGNGEADVTESVAVIRRTADALLASAEKQRDLIAYLTGDVTPGRVDVAEMAARAASTVRQRFPAAAISVATPDAAPAVALGEVEFALTELLENAVQHADDSPEVTVEVSVDADALTVTVADRASPIPEFESSVLAGDHEMSDIYHSTGLGLWLVYWVVDLSGGRVAVEERASGGNRVVVHLPAAGD, via the coding sequence ATGACCCAGACAGCGTCGATGGGCGTGTTGCTCGACCACGCTCAGGACATCGTCGTCCTCCTGGACGAGACGGGGACCTTCACGTACGCGAACGCGGCCGTCGACCGGAACCTCGGCTGGGACCCGGAGACGCTCGTCGGCGAGAGTGCCTTCGACTACGTCCACCGCGAGGACTTCGACGACGTGGCCGAGACGTTCCGGCGGACCATCGAGAGCGACTCGTTCGCCGAGCGGACGGTCGAACACCGGTTCCGGGCCGCCGACGGCTCCTGGGTCTGGCTCGAGAGCCGGATGTCGAACCTGACCGACGAGCAACTGGAGGGGTACGTGGTGAGTTCGCGCGACATCACGGACCGGGTGGTGGCCCAGCGCGAACGCCGGGAGACCGCGGCTCGCCTCCGAGAGATCGCGGCCACGACCGGCGACGTCCTCTGGATGTTCGACGGCGACTGGTCCGAACTCCTGTTCGTCAACCCCGCCTACGAGGCGATATACGGGGGGTGCATCGACGAGCTGGAGCGCGACCCGCAGTCGTTCCTCGACACCGTCCACCCCGACGACGTGTCTGCGGTCGAGCTGGCGATGAGACGACTCTCCACGGGCGAGGCCGTCGACGTGGAGTACCGGGTGGACCCGGAGACGGACTACGGGACGTGGGTCTGGGTGCAGGCGCAGCCCCTCGTCGTGGACGACGAGGTCGTCCACATCACCGGGTTCGCCCGCGACGTGACCGACCGCCGGCGTCGTGAGCGACAACTGCGCGTGATGGACAACCTCCTCCGACACAACCTCCGCAACGACCTGAACGTCATCCAGGCCCACGCCGACCTCGTCGGGAACGGGGAGGCCGACGTGACCGAGTCGGTGGCCGTCATCCGCCGGACCGCCGACGCCCTGCTGGCGAGCGCGGAGAAGCAGCGTGACCTCATCGCCTACCTCACCGGTGACGTGACCCCGGGGCGGGTCGACGTGGCGGAGATGGCAGCACGGGCCGCCAGCACCGTCCGCCAGCGGTTCCCGGCGGCGGCGATATCGGTGGCGACGCCGGACGCCGCCCCCGCCGTCGCGCTGGGCGAGGTGGAGTTCGCCCTGACCGAACTGCTCGAGAACGCGGTCCAGCACGCCGACGACTCGCCCGAGGTGACCGTCGAGGTCTCGGTGGACGCCGACGCACTCACCGTCACCGTCGCCGACCGCGCCAGCCCAATCCCCGAGTTCGAGTCGAGCGTCCTCGCGGGCGACCACGAGATGTCCGACATCTACCACAGCACTGGACTGGGGCTGTGGCTCGTCTACTGGGTGGTCGACCTCTCGGGCGGTCGTGTCGCGGTGGAGGAGCGGGCGAGCGGTGGGAATCGGGTCGTCGTCCACCTGCCGGCCGCCGGGGACTGA
- a CDS encoding M28 family metallopeptidase has protein sequence MDDTAERLLGLAFTDAYPASFLAALTDVENRMGGHPGERRAAGIVADALDQSVGGAREEPFDIRRWTRGATDLAAGPATGRTRQFDAVALPYSPPADLRAPLVDAGYGTPAELDDVDVSGGIVLAEQGGEGDRHAHRMEKFGHAAAAGAEAFVLVNDTEGSLPVTGTLRFGDEAAIPGIGVSYETGERLRRYAADGGEATLRVDARTEDGTARNVVATNPGAGEREGTVLVVAHYDAHDVGEGALDNGCGATILVETARLLADVDLPSDVTFAAVSCEETGLLGSHALADELDVGDLRAVVNVDGAGRARNLKAYTHGSEAVESLARDVGVAADHPVAIETRPHPYSDHWPFLRAGVPSLQLHSRPADDHQQWGPRGKPVVHTRADTFDKVEVRDVREHAGLTALLVRELARRERPPRLDTAVLAEQLREADAEHGMRAAGVWPEGW, from the coding sequence ATGGACGACACCGCCGAGCGACTCCTCGGGTTGGCATTCACCGACGCCTACCCGGCGTCGTTCCTCGCGGCCCTGACAGACGTGGAGAACCGGATGGGCGGGCACCCCGGCGAGCGACGGGCGGCTGGCATCGTCGCCGACGCCCTCGACCAGTCCGTCGGCGGCGCCCGCGAGGAACCGTTCGACATCCGTCGGTGGACCCGCGGGGCGACCGACCTGGCCGCCGGTCCCGCCACCGGCCGGACGCGACAGTTCGACGCCGTCGCGCTCCCGTACTCGCCGCCTGCGGACCTCCGGGCGCCGCTGGTCGACGCGGGCTACGGCACGCCCGCCGAACTCGACGACGTCGACGTCAGCGGCGGTATCGTGCTGGCCGAGCAGGGTGGCGAGGGTGACCGGCACGCCCACCGGATGGAGAAGTTCGGGCACGCCGCCGCCGCGGGCGCCGAGGCGTTCGTCCTCGTCAACGACACCGAGGGGAGCCTCCCGGTCACCGGCACCCTCCGGTTCGGCGACGAGGCGGCCATCCCCGGCATCGGCGTCTCGTACGAGACGGGCGAGCGACTCCGGCGCTACGCCGCGGACGGCGGCGAGGCGACGCTCCGCGTCGACGCCCGGACCGAGGACGGCACCGCGCGGAACGTCGTGGCGACGAATCCGGGGGCCGGCGAACGCGAGGGGACCGTCCTCGTCGTCGCGCACTACGACGCACACGACGTGGGCGAGGGAGCGCTCGACAACGGCTGTGGCGCCACCATCCTCGTCGAGACGGCCCGCCTGCTCGCTGACGTCGACCTCCCGAGCGACGTGACGTTCGCCGCCGTCTCCTGCGAGGAGACGGGGCTACTGGGGAGTCACGCGCTCGCCGACGAACTCGACGTCGGGGACCTGCGAGCGGTCGTCAACGTCGACGGCGCCGGCCGGGCACGCAACCTGAAGGCGTACACGCACGGCTCCGAGGCGGTCGAGTCGCTGGCACGCGACGTGGGCGTGGCCGCCGACCACCCCGTCGCCATCGAGACCCGACCGCACCCCTACAGCGACCACTGGCCGTTCCTCCGTGCGGGCGTGCCGAGCCTCCAGTTGCACAGCCGGCCGGCCGACGACCACCAGCAGTGGGGACCGCGCGGCAAGCCCGTGGTCCACACCCGCGCCGACACCTTCGACAAGGTGGAGGTCCGCGACGTGCGCGAGCACGCCGGCCTCACGGCGTTGCTGGTCCGCGAACTGGCCCGGCGCGAGCGCCCGCCGCGGCTCGACACGGCGGTCCTCGCCGAGCAGTTGCGCGAAGCCGACGCCGAACACGGGATGCGCGCGGCCGGCGTCTGGCCCGAGGGCTGGTAG
- a CDS encoding ribbon-helix-helix protein, CopG family, protein MPKISVEIPQELLDDLDDHVGDDGKFVNRSDAIRASIRKTLDLLDEIDERHGRLAEEDDDA, encoded by the coding sequence ATGCCCAAGATAAGCGTCGAGATACCGCAGGAGTTGCTCGACGACCTCGACGACCACGTCGGAGACGACGGGAAGTTCGTCAACCGGAGTGACGCCATCCGGGCGTCCATCCGGAAGACGCTGGACCTGCTCGACGAGATCGACGAGCGCCACGGTCGACTGGCCGAGGAGGACGACGACGCGTGA
- the hisS gene encoding histidine--tRNA ligase, with translation MYQGLKGFRDFYPEEMAAHRAVIDSVEAVTRRYGFREIGTPRLERAEMWTDKSGDEIVEELYAFEDKGGRMVTLTPELTPTVARMVVARQQALSKPIKWVSTRPFWRYEQVQQGRFREFYQTNVDTFGTDDPRADAEIIAVAADMMRELGLPAEEFEFRVSHRDILGGLFESMDDAVDTEAAIRAVDKSAKIETEEYYGLLTEAGLSRAEAEEFDRLLTRGDLDELVEFAGTERVEDAVENLRDVLAETERLGAREVCTVSLETARGLDYYTGVVFECFDAKGRVSRSIFGGGRYDDLIEQFGGQPTPAVGFAVGVMNSTLPELLEVADVFPEEAISTDYYVLTAGDSDEVLDVAADVAGDLRALGHVVETDLSGRGFGSQMGYADSIEAETVVIVGERDLADDVVTLKDMGTGDQTQAPLDSFPPSEGRPTYEDYEG, from the coding sequence ATGTACCAGGGTCTGAAGGGGTTCCGTGACTTCTACCCCGAGGAGATGGCCGCCCACCGCGCGGTCATCGACAGCGTGGAGGCGGTGACGCGTCGCTACGGCTTCCGCGAGATCGGCACGCCACGGCTCGAACGCGCGGAGATGTGGACCGACAAGTCCGGCGACGAGATCGTCGAGGAACTGTACGCCTTCGAGGACAAGGGTGGCCGGATGGTGACGCTCACGCCCGAACTCACGCCGACGGTAGCGCGGATGGTCGTCGCCCGCCAGCAGGCGCTCAGCAAGCCCATCAAGTGGGTCTCCACCCGCCCGTTCTGGCGCTACGAACAGGTCCAGCAGGGCCGGTTCCGCGAGTTCTACCAGACGAACGTCGACACCTTCGGGACCGACGACCCGCGGGCCGACGCCGAGATAATCGCCGTCGCCGCGGACATGATGCGCGAACTCGGCCTCCCGGCCGAGGAGTTCGAGTTCCGGGTCTCACACCGCGACATCCTCGGCGGCCTGTTCGAGTCGATGGACGACGCGGTCGACACCGAGGCCGCCATCCGCGCGGTCGACAAGTCCGCGAAGATCGAGACCGAGGAGTACTACGGCCTGCTGACCGAGGCCGGCCTCTCCCGTGCGGAGGCCGAGGAGTTCGACCGACTCCTCACCCGCGGTGACCTCGACGAACTGGTCGAGTTCGCGGGCACCGAGCGCGTCGAGGACGCCGTCGAGAACCTCCGGGACGTCCTCGCGGAGACCGAGCGCCTCGGCGCCCGCGAGGTCTGCACCGTCTCGCTGGAGACCGCTCGCGGCCTCGACTACTACACCGGCGTCGTCTTCGAGTGTTTCGACGCGAAGGGTCGGGTCTCCCGGTCTATCTTCGGCGGTGGGCGCTACGACGACCTCATCGAACAGTTCGGTGGGCAGCCGACCCCGGCCGTCGGGTTCGCCGTCGGCGTGATGAACTCCACACTGCCCGAACTGCTGGAGGTGGCCGACGTCTTCCCCGAGGAGGCCATCAGCACGGACTACTACGTCCTCACGGCCGGCGACTCGGACGAGGTGCTCGACGTCGCCGCCGACGTCGCCGGCGACCTGCGCGCGCTCGGGCACGTCGTCGAGACGGACCTCTCGGGCCGCGGGTTCGGCTCGCAGATGGGCTACGCCGACAGCATCGAGGCCGAGACGGTGGTCATCGTCGGCGAGCGCGATCTCGCGGACGACGTGGTCACGCTGAAGGACATGGGGACGGGCGACCAGACACAGGCGCCGCTCGACTCGTTCCCGCCGAGCGAGGGCCGCCCGACGTACGAGGACTACGAGGGGTAA
- the pepF gene encoding oligoendopeptidase F → MSTVPDRSELDEEYKWDLESMYADDEAWEDAYERVEDRLDDLRAYEGRVTESADTLLELLELREELMREVSNVSAYARMRSDEDTANQQYQALSARAQSLGSQASSAASFVEPELQQSTRSALHAFVDEEPELERYEHYFDDVLRMKPHTRSPEVEELLADLSEVTGAGGDVYNMLTNADMTFPAIETPAGEEKRITLSNFTVIQKHGDRDYRQRAYEAFYDEWADYRNAIGTAFKNSVRKDVKMARARNYDTAREASLDGPNVPTEVYDNLVEAVHEHLSVLHRHADLKRDRLGVDELKMWDLYAPLTDSKAPDIEYEQAKAWVVEAVEPLGEAYQSRMAEGLESRWVDVYETENKRSGAYSSGTYDSQPFILMNYQDDVTSLYTLAHELGHSMHSELTSEHQPYVYSGYEIFTAEVASTVNEALLTNHLLETVEDETLRRHVLDEYLERFRSTLFRQTMFADFEQQVHELSEAGEAITPDVCDEVYGDLKAEFYAPADVDERIAREWMRIPHFYYSFYVYQYATGISAANAIVQNIEAEGESAAEAYLEFLRSGSRAYPLELLRGAGVDMASSAPVEAAIDAYDDLLGEFEQLS, encoded by the coding sequence ATGAGTACGGTTCCCGACCGGAGCGAACTGGACGAGGAGTACAAGTGGGACCTCGAGTCGATGTACGCGGACGACGAGGCGTGGGAGGACGCCTACGAGCGCGTCGAGGACCGACTGGACGACCTGCGCGCCTACGAGGGCCGTGTCACCGAGTCGGCCGACACCCTGCTGGAACTGCTCGAACTCCGCGAGGAGCTCATGCGCGAGGTGTCGAACGTCTCGGCCTACGCCCGGATGCGCAGCGACGAGGACACCGCGAACCAGCAGTACCAGGCGCTCTCGGCCCGCGCCCAGTCGCTCGGCTCGCAGGCCTCCTCCGCGGCCTCGTTCGTCGAGCCCGAACTCCAGCAGTCGACCCGCTCTGCCCTCCACGCGTTCGTCGACGAGGAACCCGAACTGGAGCGGTACGAGCACTACTTCGACGACGTGCTGCGGATGAAACCGCACACCCGCTCGCCCGAGGTGGAGGAACTCCTCGCCGACCTCTCGGAGGTGACCGGTGCCGGCGGTGACGTCTACAACATGCTGACGAACGCGGACATGACGTTCCCCGCCATCGAGACGCCGGCGGGCGAGGAGAAGCGCATCACGCTCTCGAACTTCACCGTCATCCAGAAACACGGGGACCGGGACTACCGCCAGCGGGCCTACGAGGCGTTCTACGACGAGTGGGCCGACTACCGGAACGCCATCGGTACCGCGTTCAAGAACTCCGTGCGCAAGGACGTGAAGATGGCTCGCGCGCGGAACTACGACACCGCCCGCGAGGCGAGTCTCGACGGCCCGAACGTCCCGACGGAGGTGTACGACAACCTCGTCGAGGCGGTCCACGAGCACCTCTCGGTGCTCCACCGCCACGCCGACCTGAAGCGTGACCGCCTCGGCGTGGACGAACTGAAGATGTGGGACCTCTACGCCCCGCTCACGGACTCGAAGGCCCCCGACATCGAGTACGAGCAGGCCAAAGCGTGGGTCGTCGAGGCCGTCGAACCGCTCGGCGAGGCCTACCAGTCCCGGATGGCCGAGGGGCTGGAGTCGCGCTGGGTCGACGTCTACGAGACGGAGAACAAGCGCTCGGGCGCCTACTCCTCCGGGACCTACGACTCACAGCCGTTCATCCTGATGAACTACCAGGACGACGTGACCTCGCTCTACACGCTGGCCCACGAACTCGGCCACTCGATGCACTCGGAGCTGACCAGCGAGCACCAGCCCTACGTCTACTCCGGCTACGAGATCTTCACCGCCGAGGTGGCCTCCACGGTCAACGAGGCGCTCCTGACGAACCACCTGCTCGAGACGGTCGAGGACGAGACCCTTCGCCGGCACGTCCTCGACGAGTACCTCGAGCGGTTCCGTTCGACGCTGTTCCGACAGACGATGTTCGCGGACTTCGAACAGCAGGTCCACGAACTGAGCGAGGCCGGCGAGGCCATCACCCCGGACGTCTGTGACGAGGTGTACGGCGATCTGAAGGCGGAGTTCTACGCGCCGGCCGACGTGGACGAGCGCATCGCCCGCGAGTGGATGCGCATCCCACACTTCTACTACTCGTTCTACGTCTACCAGTACGCCACCGGCATCTCGGCGGCGAACGCCATCGTCCAGAACATCGAGGCCGAGGGCGAGTCCGCCGCCGAGGCGTACCTCGAGTTCCTCCGGTCCGGGTCCCGTGCGTACCCGCTCGAACTCCTGCGTGGGGCCGGCGTGGACATGGCCTCCTCGGCCCCCGTCGAGGCCGCCATCGACGCCTACGACGACCTGCTCGGCGAGTTCGAGCAGCTGAGCTGA
- the truA gene encoding tRNA pseudouridine(38-40) synthase TruA, translating to MRAYRLAYDGTCYRGFQRQPHGQTVEDELFGALADLGVAEGKPEGYAAAGRTDRGVSALAQTVALAAPEWLTPRALNSRLPASIRAWAHADVDEGFSARYDATERVYRYHLYAPADAVDDARARAACDGLSGRHDFHDLTLDAEGTVRDLAVSVERDGAFLTFDLRAQGFARQLVRRVVSLVALVARGERPVSFVDRVLAPDPLSGADGVPPAPPAGLVLLDVTYPDCSFVVDGEAAASAREVFEERRVDAATRARTFGTVGDALDVE from the coding sequence GTGCGCGCCTACCGCCTCGCCTACGACGGCACCTGCTACCGCGGTTTCCAGCGCCAGCCACACGGTCAGACCGTCGAGGACGAGTTGTTCGGCGCGCTCGCGGACCTCGGCGTCGCGGAGGGGAAACCCGAGGGGTACGCCGCCGCCGGACGCACGGACCGTGGGGTCTCGGCGCTCGCCCAGACCGTCGCGCTCGCGGCGCCCGAGTGGCTCACGCCGCGTGCGCTGAACAGTCGGCTCCCGGCGTCGATACGGGCGTGGGCACACGCCGACGTGGACGAGGGGTTCAGCGCGCGCTACGACGCGACCGAGCGAGTGTACCGCTACCACCTCTACGCCCCCGCCGACGCGGTCGACGACGCCCGCGCTCGCGCGGCCTGCGACGGACTCTCCGGTCGCCACGACTTCCACGACCTCACACTCGACGCCGAGGGGACGGTCCGTGACCTCGCCGTCTCGGTCGAGCGCGACGGCGCGTTCCTCACGTTCGACCTGCGGGCGCAGGGGTTCGCCCGGCAACTGGTGCGCCGGGTCGTCTCGCTCGTGGCACTCGTCGCCCGCGGCGAGCGCCCGGTCTCGTTCGTCGACCGCGTGCTCGCGCCCGACCCGCTCTCCGGTGCGGACGGCGTCCCGCCGGCCCCTCCAGCGGGGCTGGTGCTCCTCGACGTGACCTACCCCGACTGCTCGTTCGTCGTCGACGGCGAGGCGGCCGCGAGCGCCCGCGAGGTGTTCGAGGAGCGGCGGGTCGACGCCGCGACGCGTGCCCGGACGTTCGGCACCGTCGGCGACGCGCTCGACGTCGAGTGA
- a CDS encoding queuosine precursor transporter: MSAQQDIPFGATVLTAVFVTALVTAQLTAAKVLAFPSPVSLPFSGATLVLPGAALAYALTFFASDCYAELYGRWAATRLVNTAFVMNFVVLGLVFTTIAAPAARSSIDPAAFEQVLGASTNIVAGSLVAYLVSQNWDVFVFHALRDATDGEYLWLRNVGSTATSQLLDTVIFVGIAFYLLPNVAGIGPQLPTSVVLGLMVGQYVLKLGIAVLDTPFVYLVVRAVRGSEAGHESPILG; this comes from the coding sequence GTGAGCGCCCAGCAGGACATCCCGTTCGGGGCGACGGTGCTCACGGCGGTGTTCGTCACCGCGCTCGTCACCGCCCAGCTCACGGCGGCGAAGGTGCTCGCGTTCCCCTCACCCGTCTCGCTCCCGTTCTCCGGGGCGACGCTCGTGCTCCCCGGCGCGGCGCTGGCGTACGCGCTCACGTTCTTCGCCTCGGACTGCTACGCCGAACTCTACGGCCGGTGGGCCGCGACCCGCCTCGTCAACACGGCGTTCGTGATGAACTTCGTCGTGCTCGGGCTGGTGTTCACGACCATCGCGGCGCCCGCCGCCCGGTCGAGCATCGACCCCGCCGCGTTCGAGCAGGTGCTCGGCGCCTCTACGAACATCGTCGCCGGCTCGCTCGTCGCCTACCTCGTCAGTCAGAACTGGGACGTGTTCGTCTTCCACGCGCTCCGGGACGCCACGGACGGGGAGTACCTCTGGCTCCGCAACGTCGGGTCGACGGCCACGAGCCAGTTGCTAGACACGGTCATCTTCGTCGGCATCGCGTTCTACCTCCTGCCGAACGTCGCGGGCATCGGCCCGCAGCTCCCGACGAGCGTGGTGCTGGGGCTGATGGTCGGCCAGTACGTTCTGAAACTCGGCATCGCCGTCCTCGACACCCCGTTCGTCTACCTCGTCGTTCGAGCGGTCCGGGGGAGCGAAGCCGGCCACGAGAGCCCGATTCTGGGGTAG
- a CDS encoding 23S rRNA (uridine(2552)-2'-O)-methyltransferase, with protein sequence MTRKDDYYNRAKQEGYRSRAAYKLKQLHEETGIVQPGDTVVDLGAAPGGWLQVATELVGDSGSVLGVDLQRIDDIDGVETIRGDMTDEDTRAEVVERVGKADVVLSDMAPNMTGEYSVDHARSVYLARQAFETALEVLEGGGDLAVKVFEGPDTGRLRTDMEAEFEYVRAIHPEASRDSSSELFLVAKNHLTAPVRTGDELAVTIEDVGSEGDGIAKVEGFTLFVPGTETGEEVQVTVVDVKPRFGFAERVD encoded by the coding sequence ATGACTCGCAAGGACGATTACTACAACCGCGCGAAACAGGAGGGCTACCGCTCTCGCGCCGCCTACAAGCTCAAACAACTCCACGAGGAGACCGGCATCGTCCAGCCCGGTGACACCGTCGTCGACCTCGGGGCCGCCCCCGGCGGGTGGCTCCAGGTGGCGACGGAGCTCGTCGGCGACTCCGGAAGCGTCCTCGGCGTGGACCTCCAGCGCATCGACGACATCGACGGCGTGGAGACCATCCGCGGCGACATGACCGACGAGGACACGCGCGCCGAGGTCGTCGAGCGGGTCGGGAAGGCCGACGTGGTGCTCTCGGACATGGCGCCGAACATGACCGGCGAGTACAGCGTCGACCACGCTCGCTCCGTGTACCTCGCCCGGCAGGCGTTCGAGACGGCGCTGGAGGTCCTCGAGGGTGGCGGTGACCTCGCGGTGAAGGTGTTCGAGGGTCCCGACACGGGCCGACTTCGGACGGACATGGAGGCGGAGTTCGAGTACGTCCGGGCGATCCACCCCGAGGCCTCACGAGACTCCTCCTCGGAGCTGTTCCTCGTGGCGAAGAACCACCTCACGGCGCCGGTCCGGACCGGCGACGAACTGGCGGTCACCATCGAGGACGTGGGCAGCGAGGGCGACGGCATCGCGAAGGTGGAGGGGTTCACGTTGTTCGTCCCCGGCACGGAGACGGGTGAGGAGGTGCAGGTGACGGTGGTGGACGTGAAACCGCGGTTCGGGTTCGCGGAGCGGGTGGACTGA